In Drosophila santomea strain STO CAGO 1482 chromosome 3L, Prin_Dsan_1.1, whole genome shotgun sequence, a single window of DNA contains:
- the LOC120450202 gene encoding pupal cuticle protein Edg-91, which produces MFQARIVCLLLALCLLAMFFAGSDALPRPQEGREEGGDQEVNVEAEEKDLEGAASFGYGYYSSPYLGGYYGGYWPHYSGSYYGIGYPYYGGYYGLHHHHGHYGHYY; this is translated from the exons ATGTTTCAAGCCAGAATCGTTTGCCTGCTGCTCGCCCTCTGCCTTTTGGCCATGTTCTTTGCGGGTTCTGATgctctgccacgcccacaggAGGGTCGGGAGGAGGGCGGCGATCAGGAGGTGAATGTGGAGGCTGAGGAGAAGGATCTGGAGGGAGCTGCATCCTTTGGATACGGATACTACTCATCGCCCTACTTGGGTGGCTACTACGGCGGATATTGGCCACATTACAGCGGCAGTTACTACGGCATTG GTTATCCCTACTATGGAGGTTACTACGGATTGCATCATCACCATGGACACTATGGACACTACTACTAG
- the LOC120450214 gene encoding uncharacterized protein LOC120450214, giving the protein MAVLRIYILLVFYLQLSQAIKVESVSKEGVSSSTPSPSAYRVSKPEPKKPENRVPPHLQDIRPGYVDDDAGDVIRIIEPPQHFQQLKRLRQRQPSNPPVVWEQPRKLATNRVKILPQGDLLTQETQIQNGPNQLQIPMEILASVRKTERLLQRQRQKSKFPLVRQRHIQRQSHKLIAQKTLEQQLYQRGQQQRLRAVLSRNQELKRSKRNKREVPGKPKQAYDVQKGLKLVAHIGDLLKNATQFLPDEGDTNEVKRSPNCSNAAICDNRRRRQRLFKQQAKSAEREKLKERRRNFRNKEATTTAAPAPTTKATTTTTGKSVFSSANSLAETSATPLASRLVNSRKSKSQTPNYNRNSNWGRSDDSILYADVMTNIRQLWQEHDQLAGPKFIAPGKVANNTDYRALDVYLKQLDDLAKKLPTAAPIGGLNREELQRVTPTPSWYLINAEGGIFETRLDSQTKPSSSLFHRFPDMPNQNQSVSTLDLE; this is encoded by the coding sequence ATGGCAGTGCTAAGGATATACATTTTGCTCGTCTTCTATTTACAACTAAGTCAGGCGATCAAAGTGGAGAGTGTGAGCAAGGAAGGCGTTTCCAGTAGCACTCCAAGTCCTTCTGCTTATAGAGTATCCAAGCCCGAGCCCAAGAAACCGGAAAACAGGGTACCACCGCATTTGCAGGACATACGTCCTGGTTACGTCGACGATGATGCGGGGGATGTGATCAGGATTATTGAGCCTCCTCAGCACTTTCAGCAGCTGAAACGTCTGCGTCAACGGCAACCTTCCAATCCACCTGTTGTCTGGGAGCAGCCGCGGAAATTGGCCACCAATAGGGTGAAAATCTTGCCCCAAGGAGATCTGCTCACTCAGGAAACCCAGATTCAAAATGGTCCTAATCAGCTACAAATACCAATGGAAATCTTGGCTTCTGTGCGGAAAACAGAGCGTTTGCTGCAGCGGCAAAGACAAAAGTCAAAGTTTCCGCTGGTTAGACAACGACATATACAGCGACAGAGTCACAAGTTAATAGCCCAAAAGACCCTGGAGCAGCAGCTCTACCAACGTGGCCAGCAGCAAAGGCTAAGAGCGGTGTTAAGTCGCAATCAGGAGCTCAAGAGAAGCAAACGAAACAAAAGGGAGGTGCCTGGAAAACCGAAGCAGGCTTATGATGTACAAAAGGGTCTGAAGCTGGTGGCGCACATTGGGGATCTACTCAAAAATGCCACACAATTTCTACCCGACGAGGGCGACACCAACGAGGTGAAGAGGTCACCAAATTGCAGCAATGCAGCCATCTGCGACAATCGGCGACGTCGCCAAAGACTATTCAAACAACAAGCCAAGTCAGCAGAGCGGGAAAAACTTAAGGAGAGGCGGCGCAACTTCCGGAATAAAGAGGcaacaaccacagcagcaccagcaccaacaaccaaggcgacaacaacaaccactggCAAATCGGTGTTTTCAAGTGCCAATTCACTGGCGGAAACTTCCGCAACTCCGCTGGCCAGTCGCCTGGTGAATTCACGCAAATCCAAATCGCAAACACCAAATTACAACCGCAATAGCAACTGGGGCCGCAGCGATGACTCCATACTCTATGCGGACGTAATGACAAATATACGCCAATTGTGGCAGGAGCACGATCAGTTGGCGGGACCCAAGTTCATTGCACCTGGCAAGGTGGCCAACAATACGGACTATCGCGCCTTGGACGTTTATCTCAAGCAGCTGGatgatttggccaaaaagctgCCCACTGCCGCACCCATTGGTGGTTTAAATCGGGAGGAACTGCAGCGAGTCACGCCCACGCCCAGTTGGTACTTGATAAACGCAGAGGGAGGCATCTTTGAGACCCGGCTGGATAGTCAAACTAAGCCCTCGTCATCACTATTTCATCGCTTTCCCGACATGCCCAATCAAAATCAGAGTGTATCCACATTGGACTTGGAGTAG